The Leucobacter chromiiresistens genome has a window encoding:
- a CDS encoding SCO6880 family protein: MATTASTTTEFDLSPVKFSRLTRRGIILGLSLPQVIALSAAVAVFVASLYAGGPAALYTAPIWGTALGLAWVPVGGRKLVEWVPITLHWLLRQALRQTRYRKRVVKPRPAGTLALPGDAAPLRQYQDPETDAVMVHDPHGQTLTALLEVTHPSFILLDPGEQERRVHAWGRVLSTACRSTRIARLQVLERTVPDSGSGLAQWWTEHGHDDDSWVARTYRELIDRAGPAGERHISTISLSLDMRAAGRAIRTAGGGMKGAAAVLRQEMQTLTTALRTADLKPSDWYTPGQLAIMLRSAYDPAIAATLERAGDIGQELAAAGPVAVEETWDRLRSDSAHHAVLWISEWPRSLVYPGFLAPVLLSSGIRRAFTLLCDPVRSDQAARDIRKKKTEYISDAAQRQKVGQIEDAQQTAEYQDVLQQESDLTSGHGVLRYTGLIAVSATTEDELEAAVSAIEQAAIQASCETRRLVGQQAQAFVAAALPLCRGI, translated from the coding sequence ATGGCGACCACCGCTTCCACCACGACCGAGTTCGACCTGTCCCCGGTGAAGTTTTCCAGACTCACCCGGCGCGGCATCATCCTCGGCCTCTCCCTCCCGCAGGTGATCGCCCTCAGCGCCGCAGTCGCCGTGTTCGTCGCCTCCCTGTACGCGGGAGGCCCGGCCGCGCTCTATACGGCACCGATCTGGGGCACCGCACTCGGCCTCGCCTGGGTGCCCGTCGGCGGCAGGAAGCTCGTCGAATGGGTGCCCATCACCCTCCACTGGCTGCTCCGGCAAGCCCTGCGACAGACTCGCTATCGGAAGCGGGTCGTGAAGCCACGCCCCGCAGGAACGCTCGCGCTCCCCGGCGATGCGGCGCCGCTGCGCCAGTACCAGGATCCCGAGACCGACGCGGTGATGGTGCACGACCCGCACGGGCAGACCCTCACCGCACTGCTGGAGGTCACGCATCCCTCGTTCATCCTCCTCGACCCCGGCGAGCAGGAACGCCGCGTCCACGCCTGGGGCAGAGTCCTCTCCACCGCATGCCGGTCGACCCGGATCGCCCGATTGCAGGTGCTCGAGCGCACCGTCCCCGACTCCGGGTCCGGGCTCGCACAGTGGTGGACGGAGCACGGCCACGACGACGACTCCTGGGTCGCGAGAACCTACCGCGAGCTCATCGACCGGGCAGGCCCCGCCGGAGAACGGCACATCTCCACCATCTCCCTCTCCCTGGACATGCGCGCAGCCGGTCGCGCGATCCGCACCGCAGGCGGCGGCATGAAGGGCGCTGCCGCGGTGCTGCGACAAGAGATGCAGACCCTCACCACGGCGCTGCGCACCGCCGACCTGAAGCCCTCCGACTGGTACACGCCAGGACAGCTCGCGATCATGCTGCGCTCCGCCTACGACCCCGCGATCGCCGCGACCCTGGAACGGGCCGGCGATATCGGACAGGAGCTCGCCGCCGCCGGCCCCGTCGCCGTCGAGGAGACCTGGGACCGGCTCCGCTCCGACAGCGCACATCATGCGGTGCTGTGGATCTCCGAATGGCCGCGCTCGCTCGTCTACCCCGGATTCCTCGCCCCGGTGCTGCTCTCCAGTGGCATCCGCCGCGCCTTCACGCTGCTGTGCGACCCGGTGCGCTCGGACCAGGCGGCACGAGACATCCGGAAGAAGAAAACCGAGTACATCTCCGACGCCGCGCAACGGCAGAAGGTCGGGCAGATCGAGGATGCGCAGCAGACCGCCGAATACCAAGACGTACTCCAGCAGGAATCCGACCTCACCAGCGGACACGGCGTCCTCCGCTACACCGGGCTCATCGCCGTCTCCGCGACGACCGAGGATGAGCTCGAGGCGGCAGTATCCGCGATCGAGCAGGCCGCGATCCAAGCGTCGTGCGAGACGCGACGCCTCGTCGGGCAGCAGGCCCAGGCGTTCGTCGCGGCAGCGCTACCGCTGTGCCGCGGGATCTGA
- a CDS encoding DUF6112 family protein codes for MLAVLDTLTTVAAALPANIDISPNDSGLPGIAALRTIVGAVMTIGLILSVLALIVSAVVWGFGSNSSNPHLASRGKVGVLISCGAAIVTGASVTLINFFWTVGQTVS; via the coding sequence ATGCTTGCTGTCCTCGACACGCTCACGACCGTCGCCGCGGCACTGCCCGCGAACATCGACATCAGCCCGAACGATTCGGGACTGCCCGGTATCGCGGCGCTGCGCACCATCGTCGGCGCCGTGATGACGATCGGTCTGATCCTGTCGGTGCTCGCGCTCATCGTGTCCGCCGTGGTCTGGGGTTTCGGATCCAATTCCTCAAATCCCCATCTCGCCAGTCGCGGGAAGGTCGGCGTGCTGATCTCCTGCGGCGCGGCCATCGTGACCGGCGCGAGCGTCACGCTGATCAATTTTTTCTGGACCGTGGGCCAGACCGTCTCCTGA
- a CDS encoding DUF6112 family protein gives MHSLVFLTSRFALVAAENVYPDLSGVGGRSTLISIVGALLTFVLIVAVLMLVISGTVWAVSSSSGNAQAAQKGKVGVFVALGAAALAGAGVAWMNFLLRLGDTL, from the coding sequence ATGCATTCGCTTGTCTTCCTCACCAGCAGATTCGCCCTCGTCGCCGCTGAGAACGTCTACCCGGATCTCAGCGGCGTCGGCGGCCGTTCCACACTCATCTCGATCGTCGGCGCGCTCCTCACCTTCGTGCTGATCGTCGCCGTGCTGATGCTCGTCATCTCCGGCACCGTCTGGGCGGTGTCCTCCTCAAGCGGGAACGCGCAGGCCGCACAGAAAGGCAAGGTCGGCGTGTTCGTCGCACTCGGAGCGGCGGCACTGGCAGGAGCAGGGGTGGCGTGGATGAACTTCTTGCTGCGCCTGGGCGACACGCTCTGA
- a CDS encoding M23 family metallopeptidase, translating into MKKFLAVGVIALLLAPMLGLLSIGVLMNPAVIHQANCIATGIRLGPIPDELEVTTKDGTRFMLNKQQLTHAGTIITVGGNTAGAGRDGILVALMAALTESTLRQLANTSTYPESGDYPNDGDASDHDSLGLFQMRPQAGWGTVAELMDTTYQARAFYGGPDGPNFPSPRGLLDIPGWQQMDKGEAAQAVEVSAYPDRYQNYEPVARTILDALTVPDGGSGEGAPGDETIPETTRLVFPLPTGTYVRTSGFGPRVDPITGESSFHSGTDWAAPDGTPIFALADGRVVYAGMVDGFSGQITIEHTIRGKKVATMYVHMWAHGIQVSAGDRVTAGQHIGDVGSSGHSTGAHLHFQVHPGGAGQPAIDAEPWLAEHGVEGIDAPTGGGPGCAA; encoded by the coding sequence ATGAAGAAGTTCCTCGCCGTCGGCGTCATCGCGCTCTTGCTCGCCCCGATGCTGGGTCTGCTGAGCATCGGGGTGCTGATGAACCCCGCCGTCATCCACCAGGCGAACTGCATCGCCACCGGCATTCGGCTCGGCCCGATCCCCGACGAACTCGAAGTGACGACGAAGGACGGCACCCGGTTCATGCTGAACAAGCAGCAGCTCACCCACGCCGGCACGATCATCACCGTGGGAGGAAACACGGCAGGGGCAGGCCGGGACGGGATTCTCGTCGCGCTCATGGCCGCCCTCACCGAGTCCACCCTCCGGCAGCTCGCGAACACCAGCACCTATCCCGAGAGCGGCGACTATCCCAATGACGGCGATGCCTCCGATCACGACAGTTTGGGCCTCTTCCAGATGCGGCCCCAGGCCGGCTGGGGCACCGTCGCCGAGCTCATGGACACCACCTACCAGGCGCGCGCCTTCTATGGCGGACCGGACGGCCCGAACTTCCCGAGCCCGAGAGGGCTCTTGGATATTCCGGGCTGGCAGCAGATGGACAAGGGCGAAGCGGCCCAGGCAGTTGAGGTCAGCGCCTACCCGGATCGGTACCAGAACTACGAGCCCGTCGCTCGCACGATCCTCGACGCCCTCACAGTGCCTGACGGCGGCTCGGGCGAGGGCGCACCGGGCGATGAGACGATCCCCGAGACGACGCGGCTCGTGTTCCCGCTGCCCACCGGCACCTACGTCCGCACATCAGGGTTCGGGCCGCGCGTCGACCCGATCACCGGGGAGTCGAGCTTCCACTCCGGCACCGACTGGGCAGCGCCCGACGGGACGCCGATCTTCGCGCTCGCAGACGGGCGCGTCGTCTACGCAGGCATGGTGGATGGCTTCTCAGGGCAGATCACGATCGAGCACACCATCCGCGGCAAGAAGGTCGCAACGATGTACGTGCACATGTGGGCGCACGGGATCCAAGTCTCCGCAGGTGATCGTGTCACCGCCGGGCAGCACATCGGCGATGTCGGCAGCAGCGGCCACTCCACCGGCGCGCACCTGCACTTCCAAGTTCACCCAGGCGGCGCGGGCCAGCCCGCGATCGACGCCGAACCCTGGCTTGCCGAGCACGGCGTCGAAGGCATCGACGCGCCGACCGGCGGCGGACCCGGCTGCGCCGCCTGA
- a CDS encoding ParB/RepB/Spo0J family partition protein, producing MSRGHLVLEHAIDEISIGFSFRRDVEEDLDELCASIERFGVIHPPAVTEQYSLISGRRVLAAQKRLGYRVTPVWIVHGVSDKLSQVLAIRDEETLRKALKPLEQAELYDELKKLYAEENARKQQATQFGAATGPDQGGWEPGRGAGGDGGVDSTPPQSAPKGEGRKTRVQAAKAVTGQDSHGKLDQVVELKQIAASDEEHPELRQAAAEALLELNTDGKVNGRYLRVKLLQALMLLERWSAHPDEPDAIRQAAGSELAQVRAQEHPKDALHDANRAIARLTQLRRDAAAAAPREGWKDADPLLREKHQVRKLVDLLRREHGWWDRFDPTVFGTHADAEQWELVETSITQAGVFLDAAREARTQESADANVS from the coding sequence ATGAGCCGCGGGCATCTCGTGCTCGAGCATGCGATCGACGAGATTAGTATCGGGTTCAGCTTCCGCCGCGACGTCGAGGAGGATCTCGACGAGCTGTGCGCGTCGATCGAGCGCTTCGGCGTCATCCATCCACCCGCGGTCACCGAGCAGTATTCGCTGATCTCCGGCCGACGCGTGCTCGCCGCGCAGAAGCGACTCGGCTACCGAGTTACTCCGGTCTGGATCGTGCACGGTGTGTCCGACAAGCTCTCCCAGGTCCTCGCGATCCGCGACGAGGAAACGCTCCGCAAGGCGTTGAAGCCGCTCGAGCAGGCCGAGCTTTACGACGAGCTGAAGAAGCTGTACGCCGAGGAGAACGCACGCAAGCAGCAAGCCACCCAGTTCGGAGCCGCTACCGGCCCGGATCAGGGCGGTTGGGAGCCGGGCCGCGGGGCGGGAGGTGACGGTGGTGTCGATTCGACACCACCGCAGAGCGCGCCCAAGGGCGAGGGACGTAAGACTCGGGTGCAGGCGGCGAAAGCGGTTACCGGGCAGGACTCGCACGGCAAGCTCGACCAGGTCGTCGAGCTGAAACAGATTGCCGCCTCGGACGAGGAACATCCTGAGCTGCGGCAGGCCGCAGCGGAGGCGCTGCTCGAGCTCAACACCGACGGGAAAGTGAACGGCCGCTACCTCCGCGTGAAACTCCTCCAAGCACTCATGTTGCTCGAGCGTTGGTCCGCGCACCCCGATGAGCCGGACGCGATCCGGCAGGCGGCCGGATCCGAGCTCGCCCAGGTGCGGGCGCAGGAGCATCCGAAGGATGCCCTGCATGACGCGAATCGTGCGATCGCGCGTCTCACGCAGCTCCGCAGGGACGCTGCGGCTGCCGCCCCGCGCGAGGGATGGAAGGACGCTGACCCGCTGCTGCGGGAAAAGCATCAGGTCCGCAAGCTCGTCGACCTGCTCCGTCGCGAGCATGGCTGGTGGGACCGCTTCGACCCGACTGTGTTCGGGACGCACGCCGACGCGGAGCAGTGGGAGCTCGTCGAGACGAGCATCACCCAGGCCGGTGTCTTCCTCGACGCCGCCCGCGAAGCCAGAACCCAGGAGAGTGCTGATGCCAACGTTTCCTGA
- a CDS encoding DUF2637 domain-containing protein, protein MIVLAVTGTILLALGAFWLSFTTLMDLAVLSGIPSGQAWVWPLIVDGVILEATISVVALRNSAPAARRFAWLLLAAGAGVSVAANVTHAVVASDIRVPAVIAAVVASVPPLVLLAMTHLTVELTRNATPPGEPLRDGPSSNGASSTAEIESSPETEAGQSPAPRAIQTAPPTPAATDRSAEEAPTVSPRRGDREQARARALALHAQGVPKRQIAAEEGVHPTTVGRWLNAPDEQQDGANHD, encoded by the coding sequence GTGATCGTGCTCGCGGTGACGGGGACGATCCTGCTGGCACTGGGCGCGTTCTGGCTCTCCTTCACCACCCTGATGGATCTTGCCGTCTTGTCCGGCATCCCGTCGGGGCAGGCGTGGGTGTGGCCGTTGATCGTCGACGGCGTGATTCTGGAGGCCACGATCAGTGTCGTCGCTCTCCGCAACTCGGCTCCCGCCGCGAGGCGGTTCGCCTGGCTGCTGCTCGCGGCCGGGGCCGGCGTGTCGGTCGCAGCGAACGTCACTCACGCCGTCGTCGCTTCCGATATCCGGGTGCCCGCCGTGATCGCAGCCGTGGTCGCGTCGGTGCCGCCGCTGGTGCTGCTGGCGATGACGCATCTCACCGTCGAACTCACCCGCAACGCCACCCCGCCCGGCGAGCCGCTCCGCGACGGCCCTTCATCGAACGGAGCCTCGAGCACCGCCGAGATCGAGAGCAGTCCCGAAACTGAGGCAGGGCAATCGCCCGCGCCGCGAGCGATCCAGACCGCACCGCCGACACCCGCCGCGACAGACCGGTCAGCGGAGGAGGCGCCTACGGTCTCGCCCCGGCGCGGTGACCGGGAGCAGGCGCGGGCTCGGGCACTCGCGTTGCATGCGCAGGGCGTCCCGAAGCGGCAGATCGCCGCCGAGGAAGGGGTGCATCCGACCACGGTGGGCCGATGGCTGAACGCACCTGATGAGCAACAGGACGGAGCCAATCATGACTGA
- a CDS encoding bifunctional DNA primase/polymerase, giving the protein MSRLDPTGRPIPPKLPGTLADAAVAYAQAGIPIFPCVPGEKNPLIKRGFHRATTDLRQVRRWWRRTPEANIGIATGRGVEVLDVDVHAIGTGFPLLRTLHRSGQISGWAQAVRSPAGGIHLYYPTDPAREQRSWARGTAHLDFRGLGGYIIAPPSIVTTDHGPRRYELIATGRSPRPIDADAIREFLTPSPAPASTTAAPARGGAGAERLVAWVARLPEGNRNAGLFWAACRLVEAGLTEAETHAVLEPAALATALDAREIAATIRSAHRTASIAPDPAESRTGASSDLTGMGR; this is encoded by the coding sequence GTGTCTCGTCTTGACCCTACCGGCCGGCCGATCCCCCCGAAACTTCCCGGCACGCTCGCGGACGCCGCGGTCGCGTATGCGCAGGCGGGCATCCCGATTTTCCCGTGCGTGCCCGGCGAGAAGAACCCGCTCATTAAGCGTGGCTTCCACCGCGCCACTACCGATCTGCGACAGGTTCGACGGTGGTGGCGCCGTACTCCGGAGGCGAACATCGGGATCGCTACCGGCCGCGGAGTTGAGGTGCTGGACGTGGACGTGCACGCCATCGGGACCGGGTTCCCGCTGCTGCGGACCCTGCACCGCTCCGGGCAGATCAGCGGATGGGCGCAGGCCGTACGTTCCCCGGCGGGCGGCATCCATCTGTACTACCCAACCGATCCAGCCCGTGAACAACGGTCCTGGGCACGCGGAACGGCGCATCTGGATTTCCGAGGGCTCGGCGGCTACATCATCGCCCCGCCCTCCATCGTCACCACCGATCACGGGCCACGCCGCTACGAGCTAATCGCGACGGGTCGCAGTCCCCGCCCGATCGACGCCGACGCGATCCGTGAGTTCCTCACCCCGTCACCGGCCCCGGCCAGCACGACCGCGGCTCCGGCTCGTGGCGGGGCCGGAGCCGAGCGCCTCGTGGCCTGGGTCGCGCGGCTGCCCGAGGGGAACCGGAACGCTGGCCTGTTCTGGGCCGCGTGCCGCCTGGTCGAGGCCGGCCTCACCGAGGCGGAAACGCACGCCGTGCTCGAGCCCGCCGCCCTCGCGACCGCGCTGGACGCACGGGAGATCGCTGCGACCATCCGGTCGGCGCACCGCACCGCGAGCATCGCCCCCGACCCGGCCGAATCGAGAACGGGCGCCTCCAGCGATCTGACGGGGATGGGCAGGTAG
- a CDS encoding DNA-methyltransferase has protein sequence MPDPTSPGPGAAALPSPAFTDGRVTLYHGDAVELLRLLPEAGADALVSDPPYGLNFNGQAWDDAAGFRESLPHLDTAGMTPPEVFEAWCGEWAAGALQALKPGAHLAAFGGARTWHRMVRGLENAGFEIRDQIAWLHTTGMPKSMDLSHAIDKHLGVQRADRIVQHSEHEGVLGATRSVLSKGTPVTEEAARWEGWGTALRPAFEPIIIARKPLSDSIVGNVLEHGVGGINIDGGRFADERWPTNVAFDPGQADALDVLTGTWQGESLSRKFPIFRFEHKPTASERPRAYGVSHTTVKPLALMRWLVALVAPVGGVVLEPFAGSGTTVQAAAAAGFRVVAFEKNAGYVPLIRSRME, from the coding sequence ATGCCAGACCCCACGTCGCCCGGCCCGGGCGCCGCCGCCCTTCCGTCCCCGGCCTTCACCGATGGCCGCGTCACGCTCTACCACGGTGACGCGGTCGAGCTTCTGCGACTGCTGCCCGAGGCCGGCGCCGACGCGCTGGTATCGGATCCGCCGTACGGGTTGAACTTCAACGGGCAGGCCTGGGACGACGCGGCCGGGTTCCGCGAGTCGCTCCCGCATCTCGACACGGCGGGAATGACGCCGCCGGAGGTGTTCGAAGCGTGGTGCGGCGAGTGGGCTGCGGGTGCGCTGCAGGCGTTGAAGCCGGGTGCGCATCTTGCCGCATTCGGCGGTGCACGCACATGGCATCGCATGGTGCGCGGCCTGGAGAACGCAGGCTTCGAAATCCGCGACCAGATTGCATGGCTGCACACCACCGGGATGCCCAAGAGCATGGATCTCTCGCACGCAATCGACAAGCACTTGGGCGTGCAGCGTGCAGACCGGATCGTGCAGCACAGTGAGCACGAGGGCGTCCTCGGCGCAACGCGTTCGGTGCTGTCCAAGGGCACCCCGGTCACCGAGGAAGCTGCACGCTGGGAAGGGTGGGGCACAGCACTGCGCCCCGCGTTCGAACCGATTATCATCGCCCGCAAACCACTGTCGGACAGCATCGTCGGCAACGTCCTCGAGCACGGCGTCGGCGGCATCAACATCGACGGTGGCCGATTCGCCGACGAGCGGTGGCCTACGAACGTGGCATTCGATCCGGGGCAGGCCGACGCGCTGGATGTGCTGACCGGAACGTGGCAGGGCGAGTCGCTGTCGCGGAAGTTCCCGATCTTCCGGTTCGAGCACAAGCCCACCGCCTCTGAGCGGCCCCGCGCCTACGGCGTTTCACACACGACGGTGAAGCCTCTCGCGCTCATGCGCTGGCTGGTCGCCCTCGTCGCCCCGGTCGGAGGTGTCGTCCTCGAGCCGTTCGCGGGCTCGGGCACCACCGTGCAGGCAGCAGCAGCCGCAGGGTTTCGGGTGGTCGCGTTCGAGAAGAACGCCGGCTACGTCCCGCTCATCCGTTCCCGCATGGAATAG
- a CDS encoding helix-turn-helix transcriptional regulator, whose product MACSGFPFGHARTITLYLNPEYLTDQVRWLPNAHPLVHHLHQALDGDTGLQSLQLAATSTQDLAPLLLQLARPPNNDSNFFALLAGVAEVFDALGRLAGTRSSCAAIADAVPSREVLTALSLLRSDLSAPWRIDSLARAVSLSTSQLTRLFRTQVGVSPGAFLNQLRADRMAELLASTHLTVGEAGVSVGWPDPAVASRSFKQRYGLAPSTYANFYRTADRCRSELPSPAR is encoded by the coding sequence ATGGCGTGCTCAGGATTTCCATTTGGGCACGCTCGAACGATTACGTTGTATCTCAATCCGGAGTATCTAACCGATCAAGTCCGTTGGCTCCCTAACGCACATCCACTCGTGCATCACCTACATCAGGCACTCGACGGCGATACCGGGTTGCAATCACTGCAGCTCGCGGCGACGAGCACGCAAGATCTCGCTCCGCTGCTTTTGCAGCTTGCTCGCCCTCCCAATAACGACTCAAACTTTTTCGCACTCCTGGCTGGGGTGGCTGAGGTGTTTGATGCACTCGGACGACTTGCGGGCACACGTTCTTCCTGTGCCGCAATAGCGGATGCGGTGCCAAGTCGTGAAGTCCTCACTGCGCTATCGCTGTTGCGATCGGATCTGAGCGCTCCGTGGCGGATCGATTCCTTAGCACGGGCCGTCTCGCTATCGACCTCACAACTCACCCGGCTGTTCCGCACCCAGGTTGGCGTATCGCCAGGAGCCTTCCTGAACCAGCTGCGGGCGGATCGGATGGCGGAGCTCCTCGCATCTACACATCTCACGGTCGGCGAAGCTGGAGTGTCCGTCGGCTGGCCTGACCCGGCGGTCGCCTCGCGGTCGTTCAAGCAACGGTACGGACTCGCGCCCAGTACCTACGCGAACTTCTACCGTACCGCTGACCGTTGTCGTTCCGAGCTTCCGTCGCCGGCCCGGTGA
- a CDS encoding GNAT family N-acetyltransferase: MHIRQAEIDDAEELARLLNSIIAEGGKTAIDTPLSGPEFAEWFITGSHCISCLLADTDEGILGFQALERFHADLPNDMADIATFVTVSARGLGLGRSLSHATAAIAEGTGVQRIRAVIQRSNEDAIRYYRSVGFHDDTANRTSSSVALIRPTGLGVTLRMSSPSDFPSRLRDD; this comes from the coding sequence ATGCACATTCGCCAGGCTGAAATCGACGACGCAGAAGAGTTGGCCCGCCTACTGAACAGCATCATTGCCGAAGGTGGAAAGACCGCGATCGATACTCCGCTGTCCGGCCCCGAGTTCGCGGAATGGTTCATCACCGGCTCCCACTGCATCAGCTGCCTCCTAGCAGACACTGACGAGGGGATCCTCGGCTTCCAGGCCCTTGAGCGCTTCCATGCGGACCTGCCGAACGACATGGCGGACATCGCCACGTTCGTTACAGTCAGTGCGAGAGGATTGGGCCTCGGCCGGAGCCTGTCACATGCTACTGCAGCCATCGCAGAGGGAACCGGAGTACAGCGCATCCGTGCCGTGATTCAACGCTCGAACGAGGACGCTATCCGCTACTACCGCTCGGTCGGATTCCACGACGACACGGCCAATAGGACGAGTAGCTCAGTCGCCTTGATACGGCCTACAGGACTCGGGGTGACGCTGAGAATGTCAAGCCCTAGTGATTTTCCGTCTAGGCTTCGAGATGACTGA
- a CDS encoding class I SAM-dependent methyltransferase: MTDGLDSMTPNARERSSGVLGPAVIGEDLDPVAHNRVAWDRLVDNEIEWSQPVDTQIIERAREGDWSVVLIGHESTPRNWFPPELVGVRVLCLASGGGQQGPILAAAGATVTVFDNSPRQLARDDEVAAREGLEIHTVLGDMRDLSAFDDDAFDIIVNPVSNVFCPDLAPVWAEAFRVLRPGGLLLTGFMNPNVYLFDEVSLDQQELVVRHRLPFSSLDLSEYDRLRAYGDGPIEYSHSLTEQIGGQLSAGFMLTDLTEAPHHADITAQYFPAYIATRAIKR, translated from the coding sequence ATGACTGATGGGCTTGACTCGATGACCCCTAACGCGAGGGAGCGTTCCAGCGGCGTGTTAGGGCCGGCCGTCATTGGAGAAGACTTAGATCCAGTTGCACATAACCGTGTCGCATGGGATCGTCTCGTTGACAACGAGATCGAATGGTCGCAACCGGTCGACACTCAAATCATTGAACGCGCGCGCGAAGGCGACTGGTCTGTGGTCCTCATCGGCCATGAATCCACACCGCGCAATTGGTTTCCGCCAGAGTTGGTCGGCGTGCGCGTGCTCTGCCTCGCTTCTGGTGGAGGTCAGCAGGGGCCTATCCTCGCAGCCGCGGGCGCCACCGTAACGGTGTTTGACAATTCTCCCAGGCAGCTTGCCCGTGACGACGAGGTCGCCGCACGTGAGGGGCTTGAGATTCACACTGTTCTGGGCGATATGCGGGACCTCAGCGCTTTTGACGACGACGCGTTCGACATCATCGTCAACCCCGTGTCGAACGTGTTCTGCCCCGACCTCGCTCCGGTCTGGGCAGAGGCGTTCCGCGTCCTCCGGCCCGGCGGACTGCTCCTCACCGGGTTCATGAACCCCAATGTCTACCTCTTCGACGAAGTGTCGCTCGATCAACAAGAGCTCGTCGTGCGCCATCGGCTTCCCTTCAGCTCACTCGACCTCTCGGAATACGACCGGTTGCGCGCCTACGGAGATGGCCCCATCGAATACAGTCACTCGCTGACCGAGCAGATCGGCGGGCAACTGTCAGCGGGTTTCATGCTCACCGATCTCACTGAAGCGCCACATCACGCAGACATCACTGCGCAGTATTTCCCGGCCTACATCGCCACCCGTGCGATCAAGCGGTGA
- a CDS encoding TetR/AcrR family transcriptional regulator C-terminal domain-containing protein, translated as MSTSSTTIAAELRDQIVSGALLPGEQLPSAREIMRTRHVAIATASRVHALLRAEGLALPVPGVGTVVAGDRNGGAARLRTRRPKNRHTQSAVQGAAPLNVERITAAGIAIADNEGVEMLSMRRVAHVLRTQPTSLYRHVTSKEDLVLRMMEYALGEWSPVAGNGDWRDRLIQGHRELWRVFRRHPWLAPQLSVTRPQLLPAALSFAEWAIQTLGQAGISSEEAFEAHLLLFTQIRGMAVLLEPEAEAESASGVDADTWVEERMDVLRDLTYRDHHAGLRSLVGSGYELDLDRLFERGVGLLVDGIASRLDS; from the coding sequence ATGAGCACCTCGTCGACGACTATTGCCGCTGAACTGCGCGACCAGATCGTTTCCGGTGCCCTGCTGCCCGGAGAGCAGCTTCCCTCTGCGCGAGAGATCATGCGAACCCGGCACGTCGCCATCGCCACGGCCAGCCGGGTGCACGCGCTGTTGCGCGCCGAAGGACTCGCGCTCCCCGTGCCAGGGGTCGGAACCGTCGTGGCGGGAGATCGCAACGGCGGCGCGGCCCGCCTTCGTACCCGTCGGCCGAAGAACCGACATACTCAGTCTGCAGTACAGGGAGCTGCACCACTCAACGTCGAGCGGATCACGGCTGCGGGCATCGCGATCGCCGACAACGAAGGTGTGGAGATGCTCTCGATGCGCAGAGTCGCTCATGTACTGCGAACCCAGCCGACGTCGCTGTACCGGCATGTGACCAGCAAAGAAGACCTCGTCTTGCGGATGATGGAGTACGCCCTCGGAGAATGGTCCCCCGTGGCCGGAAACGGCGATTGGCGAGATCGGCTGATCCAGGGTCACCGGGAGCTCTGGCGGGTCTTCCGCCGTCATCCGTGGCTCGCACCGCAACTTTCAGTGACCCGCCCGCAGCTCCTCCCCGCGGCGCTATCCTTCGCAGAATGGGCGATCCAGACATTGGGGCAGGCCGGCATTAGCTCCGAGGAGGCGTTCGAGGCGCACCTGCTCCTGTTCACGCAGATACGCGGCATGGCCGTCCTGCTCGAGCCGGAGGCTGAGGCCGAATCTGCTTCCGGGGTTGACGCCGACACGTGGGTCGAGGAGCGCATGGATGTGCTCCGGGATCTGACTTACCGGGATCATCATGCTGGCCTGCGATCGCTCGTCGGATCTGGCTATGAGCTCGATCTGGATCGACTCTTCGAACGAGGCGTGGGTCTTCTCGTCGACGGCATCGCTTCTCGACTCGACTCCTAA